In Oryza brachyantha chromosome 1, ObraRS2, whole genome shotgun sequence, the following are encoded in one genomic region:
- the LOC102712486 gene encoding putative AP2/ERF and B3 domain-containing protein Os01g0140700: MEQEGMVVSCNSGGSSSTESKPEDLVAMEEDEFQDLGGGHQAVELRVRPSSRYKGVVPQPNGRWGAQIYERHSRVWLGTFPDEDAAARAYDVAALRFRGREAVTNRVTPEGASAGELAFLAAHSKAEIVDMLRKHTYDDELQQGLRRGARAQPTPRWAREPLFEKAVTPSDVGKLNRLVVPKQQAEKHFPFPLRRSSDAAAAATGKGVLLNFEDGDGKVWRFRYSYWNSSQSYVLTKGWSRFVREKGLRPGDTVAFSQSAWGTDKHLLIDCKKMQRNQETHAIADDEARVVKLFGVDIAGDKGVPQR; this comes from the coding sequence ATGGAGCAAGAAGGTATGGTCGTCTCCTGCAACTCCGGCGGGTCGTCGTCGACTGAATCCAAGCCAGAGGACTTGGTAGCAATGGAGGAAGACGAGTTCCAGGACTTGGGCGGCGGCCATCAGGCGGTCGAGCTGCGGGTTCGCCCGTCGTCGCGGTACAAGGGCGTCGTGCCGCAGCCGAACGGGCGTTGGGGCGCGCAGATCTACGAGCGCCACTCGCGGGTGTGGCTCGGGACGTTCCCCGACGAGGACGCCGCCGCACGCGCCTACGACGTGGCCGCGCTCCGCTTCCGCGGCCGCGAGGCCGTCACCAACCGAGTCACGCCGGAGGGCGCgtccgccggcgagctcgcctTCCTGGCCGCGCACTCCAAGGCGGAGATCGTGGACATGCTGCGGAAGCACACCTACGACGACGAGCTCCAGCAGGGCCTGCGCCGCGGCGCCCGCGCGCAGCCGACGCCGCGGTGGGCGCGTGAGCCGCTGTTCGAGAAGGCCGTGACGCCGAGCGACGTCGGCAAGCTCAACCGCCTCGTCGTGCCGAAGCAGCAGGCCGAGAAGCACTTCCCTTTCCCGCTCCGCCGGAgctccgacgccgccgccgcggccaccggcAAGGGCGTGCTGCTCAACttcgaggacggcgacggcaaggtGTGGCGGTTCCGGTACTCGTACTGGAACAGCAGCCAGAGCTACGTGCTCACCAAGGGCTGGAGCCGCTTCGTCAGGGAGAAGGGGCTCCGGCCAGGCGACACGGTGGCCTTCTCCCAGTCGGCGTGGGGGACGGACAAGCACCTGCTCATCGACTGCAAGAAGATGCAGAGGAACCAGGAGACCCACGCGATTGCCGACGACGAGGCCCGTGTCGTCAAGCTGTTCGGCGTTGACATTGCCGGAGACAAGGGCGTGCCACAAAGGTAA